In the genome of Rhodoplanes sp. Z2-YC6860, one region contains:
- a CDS encoding tripartite tricarboxylate transporter TctB family protein, giving the protein MSDIRRPAAPSNWDVLARADVLSGLLFIALAVFGLWISRDYPVGTSLRMGTGYVPRLLCWVLLGLGVIVLAQGLRQPSPPLRSTAIAWRAVLSVTIAIVAFALSIEQLGLVIAIVLLTGIGALATKALRPLETAIAAVVLIVLSWGIFIAGLGLAIPIWPEW; this is encoded by the coding sequence GTGAGTGACATCCGCCGGCCAGCTGCTCCGTCAAACTGGGACGTCCTCGCCCGTGCCGACGTGCTGTCGGGGCTTCTGTTCATCGCCCTTGCGGTGTTCGGTCTCTGGATCTCGCGCGACTATCCAGTCGGCACGTCGCTGCGCATGGGCACCGGCTATGTGCCGCGGCTTCTGTGCTGGGTGCTGCTCGGCCTCGGCGTGATCGTGCTGGCGCAGGGGCTGCGTCAGCCTTCCCCGCCGCTGCGCTCCACCGCGATTGCCTGGCGCGCGGTGCTGTCGGTGACGATCGCCATCGTCGCGTTTGCGCTCAGCATCGAGCAGCTAGGTCTGGTGATTGCGATCGTGCTGCTCACGGGTATCGGCGCTCTGGCAACCAAGGCGCTGCGGCCGCTGGAAACCGCGATCGCGGCTGTTGTGCTGATCGTTCTGTCGTGGGGCATCTTCATCGCCGGACTGGGCCTCGCCATCCCGATCTGGCCGGAATGGTAG
- a CDS encoding CocE/NonD family hydrolase, producing MNVEVKPSQTAYKLKIEKDVDVPMRDGARLKADVFRPDDGGKFPALLNLGPYQKDKLWVPPAALEEKASPHMNWETVTPEWWVPRGYAAVRVDGRGSGKSPGQCEPWSLAEAIDFYDAIEWAAAQPWCNGKVGLSGISYYAINQWFVANLQPPSLKAIIPWEGFADIYRDALFHGGILSVFMTNWVTAHLMHHVMGRAAQLNPDGWQTNTMWHWLHHNLDSGVLRGSQAQWDKITVPFLSVGNWTGFALHLRGNTEAFMRSNSKHKKLRIHNGSHVHPFYTEEGKRDQIRFFDYWLKGIDNGVMDEPPVKLAIRKGKDEIEWRNENEWPLARTQWTKFYFDIAKAADGKEPRLGTLTKEKSAKASSCTYPSFNLGTMGSTSAASSQVMGGGIKPGMGIALSTPPLTEDVEVTGPLAASFYVSSESEDMDLFLTLRNFDADGNEIMETGQQGTPVPVAKGWLRASHRELDPDLTLPYRPYHKHTRRQFLKPGEIVKVDVEIWPTSMVFKKGHRIQLDVQPRDGAGSQSYLHYHADYNTGTNTIYAGGAYESYLLLPVVPKT from the coding sequence ATGAACGTGGAAGTGAAGCCGAGCCAGACCGCCTACAAGCTCAAGATCGAGAAGGATGTCGACGTGCCGATGCGCGATGGCGCGCGGCTCAAGGCCGACGTGTTCCGGCCCGACGATGGCGGCAAGTTTCCGGCGCTCCTCAACCTCGGTCCTTATCAGAAGGACAAGCTCTGGGTTCCTCCGGCGGCATTGGAGGAAAAAGCCTCGCCACATATGAACTGGGAGACCGTGACGCCGGAATGGTGGGTGCCGCGCGGTTATGCGGCCGTGCGCGTCGACGGTCGCGGCAGCGGCAAGTCGCCCGGCCAGTGCGAGCCGTGGTCGCTCGCCGAGGCCATCGACTTCTACGACGCCATCGAATGGGCCGCGGCGCAGCCGTGGTGCAACGGCAAGGTCGGGCTGTCTGGCATTTCCTACTACGCCATCAATCAGTGGTTCGTCGCCAATCTGCAGCCGCCGTCGCTGAAGGCGATCATCCCGTGGGAAGGCTTCGCCGACATCTATCGCGATGCGCTGTTCCACGGCGGCATCCTGAGCGTGTTCATGACCAACTGGGTCACGGCGCATCTGATGCATCACGTCATGGGCCGTGCCGCGCAGCTCAATCCGGATGGCTGGCAGACCAACACAATGTGGCATTGGCTGCACCACAATCTCGACAGCGGCGTGCTGCGCGGCTCGCAGGCGCAGTGGGACAAGATCACGGTGCCGTTTCTCTCGGTCGGCAACTGGACCGGCTTCGCGCTGCATCTGCGCGGCAACACCGAAGCCTTCATGCGCTCGAACTCGAAGCACAAGAAGCTTCGCATCCACAACGGTTCGCACGTGCATCCGTTCTACACCGAGGAGGGCAAGCGCGATCAGATCCGCTTCTTCGATTACTGGCTTAAGGGCATCGACAACGGCGTGATGGACGAGCCGCCGGTCAAGCTCGCGATCCGCAAGGGCAAGGACGAGATCGAGTGGCGCAACGAGAACGAATGGCCGCTCGCGCGGACGCAATGGACCAAGTTTTATTTTGACATCGCGAAGGCCGCCGATGGCAAGGAGCCGCGGCTCGGCACGCTCACCAAGGAGAAGTCCGCCAAGGCCAGCTCCTGCACCTATCCGTCGTTCAATCTCGGCACCATGGGCTCGACGTCGGCGGCCTCGTCGCAGGTGATGGGCGGCGGCATCAAGCCCGGCATGGGGATCGCGTTGTCGACGCCGCCGTTGACCGAAGATGTCGAGGTCACCGGTCCGCTCGCCGCCTCGTTCTACGTGTCGAGTGAGTCTGAGGATATGGACCTGTTCCTGACGCTGCGGAATTTCGACGCCGACGGCAACGAGATCATGGAGACGGGACAGCAAGGCACGCCGGTGCCGGTGGCGAAAGGCTGGCTCCGCGCCTCGCATCGCGAGCTCGATCCGGACCTCACGCTGCCATACCGGCCCTATCACAAGCACACGCGGCGGCAGTTCCTGAAGCCCGGCGAGATCGTGAAGGTCGATGTCGAGATCTGGCCGACCTCGATGGTGTTCAAAAAGGGCCACCGCATCCAGCTCGATGTGCAGCCGCGCGATGGCGCCGGCAGCCAGTCGTATCTGCACTATCACGCCGACTACAACACCGGCACCAACACGATCTACGCGGGCGGCGCGTATGAATCGTATCTGCTGCTGCCGGTCGTTCCGAAGACGTGA
- a CDS encoding Bug family tripartite tricarboxylate transporter substrate binding protein — translation MKISKALLLLAAGLSGSLASGMTAASAQDKFPSKPIKVEVPFGAGSATDIVIRIVGDEMRHELGQQIVVENKPGAFGILAIEEMVKARPDGYTLQVGNPGTNALAPIIYKDKFKIDYDKEVAMVTRLGEVPLILAATTKDFAPKTYAEFIALAKANPGKVRYASVGVGSNNHYDTEAFAQWAGIKMVHIPNKGGGAAITNDLVSGDAQVALVNAASSAGVIKGGLLKVLAVMADERLAEYPDVPTLKELGYANGKGLWSALYAPSKTPPDVLEAIHKATVTALKSAPVKEAFQKQMIKAVPNASIADAKAWDEAERAYWKKLTETVKVEKPE, via the coding sequence ATGAAAATCTCGAAAGCGCTTCTGCTCCTTGCTGCGGGCTTGTCAGGAAGTTTGGCGTCCGGCATGACCGCGGCTTCGGCACAAGACAAATTCCCATCCAAGCCGATCAAGGTGGAAGTGCCGTTCGGCGCCGGCAGCGCGACCGATATCGTGATCCGGATCGTCGGCGACGAGATGCGCCACGAGCTTGGCCAGCAGATCGTGGTCGAGAACAAGCCCGGCGCATTCGGAATCCTGGCCATCGAGGAAATGGTGAAGGCGCGGCCGGACGGCTACACGCTCCAGGTCGGCAATCCCGGCACCAATGCGCTGGCGCCGATCATCTACAAGGACAAATTCAAGATCGATTACGACAAAGAGGTCGCGATGGTGACGCGGCTCGGCGAAGTGCCGCTGATCCTCGCCGCGACGACGAAGGATTTCGCACCGAAGACCTACGCCGAGTTCATCGCGCTGGCCAAGGCCAATCCCGGCAAGGTGCGCTACGCCAGTGTCGGCGTCGGCAGTAACAACCACTACGATACGGAGGCTTTCGCGCAGTGGGCCGGCATCAAGATGGTCCATATCCCGAACAAGGGTGGCGGTGCGGCGATCACCAACGACCTCGTCTCGGGCGATGCGCAGGTGGCATTGGTCAATGCGGCAAGCTCAGCCGGCGTGATCAAGGGCGGGCTCCTGAAGGTCCTGGCCGTGATGGCGGACGAGCGCCTGGCGGAATATCCGGACGTGCCGACCCTAAAGGAGTTGGGCTACGCCAACGGCAAAGGTCTTTGGTCGGCGCTGTATGCGCCGTCGAAGACACCGCCGGACGTGCTTGAAGCAATTCACAAGGCGACCGTCACGGCGCTGAAGTCGGCCCCGGTGAAAGAGGCGTTCCAGAAGCAGATGATCAAGGCCGTGCCGAATGCGTCCATCGCGGACGCCAAGGCGTGGGATGAGGCCGAGCGGGCCTATTGGAAGAAGCTCACCGAGACCGTGAAGGTCGAAAAGCCGGAGTGA
- a CDS encoding Bug family tripartite tricarboxylate transporter substrate binding protein, which produces MRRLQSLVLAFGLLGLVATAASAEDKYPSKPIKIVLAYGAGSATDIITRIMCDQLRQVIGQPCVVENKPGAFGIIAVEEMARSKPDGYTLMIGNVSTNAITPVLFKDRFKIDYQKDVVAVARLADLPTFLMATTRNFPPKTLAEIVAYAKERPGKLKYASPGAGSFPHYDMEILAKRAGIAMQAIHIKAGPPGYINDMTLGDIQLAFMNVATSAPQIKAGTLKPIVTTTEKRLDDYPDVPTMAEAGFPGVGTMLWAGLFAPAGTPTPVLETLQKAVVETLKSQPVLESYARQNVRSNPTATLAEAQSWLNGEIASWQKITSEIKIDLTD; this is translated from the coding sequence ATGAGACGTTTGCAATCGCTTGTTCTGGCGTTCGGACTTCTTGGATTGGTGGCCACCGCCGCATCGGCCGAGGACAAATACCCGTCCAAGCCGATCAAGATCGTGCTCGCCTATGGCGCGGGCAGCGCGACCGACATCATCACGCGCATCATGTGCGATCAGCTGCGTCAGGTCATCGGCCAGCCCTGCGTGGTCGAGAACAAGCCCGGCGCTTTCGGCATCATCGCCGTCGAGGAAATGGCGCGCTCCAAGCCGGACGGCTACACGCTGATGATCGGCAACGTCTCGACCAACGCGATCACGCCGGTGCTGTTCAAGGACCGGTTCAAGATCGATTACCAGAAGGACGTGGTTGCGGTGGCGCGTCTGGCCGACTTGCCGACGTTCCTCATGGCGACAACGCGGAATTTCCCGCCGAAGACGCTCGCCGAGATCGTCGCCTATGCCAAAGAGCGGCCCGGCAAGTTGAAATATGCGAGCCCGGGCGCCGGCAGCTTCCCGCACTACGACATGGAAATCCTGGCGAAGCGCGCCGGCATCGCGATGCAGGCGATCCACATCAAGGCGGGGCCGCCGGGCTACATCAACGACATGACGCTCGGCGATATCCAGCTTGCATTCATGAACGTCGCGACGTCCGCGCCGCAGATCAAGGCCGGCACGCTCAAGCCGATCGTGACCACGACCGAGAAACGGCTCGACGACTACCCCGATGTGCCGACCATGGCGGAAGCAGGCTTCCCCGGCGTCGGCACCATGCTGTGGGCGGGCCTGTTCGCGCCGGCAGGGACGCCAACGCCGGTGCTCGAGACGCTGCAAAAAGCCGTGGTTGAGACGCTGAAGTCGCAACCGGTTCTCGAAAGCTACGCGCGGCAGAACGTCCGCAGCAATCCGACCGCGACATTGGCCGAAGCACAAAGCTGGCTGAACGGCGAAATCGCCTCGTGGCAGAAGATCACGAGCGAGATCAAGATCGATTTGACCGACTAG
- a CDS encoding Bug family tripartite tricarboxylate transporter substrate binding protein has translation MKKLALAMAALALAVGGAGFAQVKAQDKYPSKPVKIIVPYAPGGGTDITARLFGDHMKAILGQQFVVENKSGAFGMLAIEEMARSKPDGYTLMVGNVSTNAITPVLFKNKLKIDYEKDVVSVARFNIYPSFLIATTTNFDVKDAKDLVAQAKKNPGKIRYSSAGVGSFPHYDMEIFSRRAGVEMVHIPNKTGAAGMLNDLVVGDAQVAIINSASSAAMIKAGKLRPLAVVAEQRLSGYPDVPTMAEAGFSGVGTLHWQSMLAPAATPKPVIDTLFKAIVEASKDPALKEAFDKQMVSIKISASPEEAKTWLKGELDSWKKITSEVKVDLAE, from the coding sequence ATGAAGAAACTTGCTCTCGCGATGGCAGCGCTCGCTCTGGCCGTGGGTGGCGCGGGTTTCGCGCAAGTCAAAGCTCAAGACAAATATCCGTCCAAGCCGGTGAAAATCATCGTGCCGTATGCGCCGGGCGGCGGCACCGACATCACGGCGCGTTTGTTCGGCGATCATATGAAGGCGATCCTCGGCCAGCAGTTTGTGGTCGAGAACAAATCCGGCGCATTTGGCATGCTCGCGATCGAGGAGATGGCGCGTTCCAAGCCCGACGGCTACACGCTGATGGTAGGCAACGTGTCGACCAATGCGATCACGCCGGTGCTGTTCAAGAACAAGCTCAAGATCGATTACGAAAAGGATGTCGTGTCGGTCGCGCGCTTCAACATCTATCCGTCGTTCCTGATCGCCACCACGACCAATTTCGACGTGAAGGACGCCAAGGACCTCGTTGCGCAGGCGAAGAAGAATCCCGGCAAGATCCGCTACTCCAGCGCCGGTGTCGGCTCCTTCCCGCACTACGACATGGAAATCTTCTCGCGCCGGGCCGGCGTCGAGATGGTGCACATCCCCAACAAGACCGGCGCGGCCGGCATGCTCAACGATCTCGTGGTGGGGGACGCCCAGGTCGCGATCATCAATTCGGCATCGTCCGCTGCGATGATCAAGGCCGGCAAGCTCAGGCCGCTCGCGGTGGTCGCCGAGCAGCGGCTTTCCGGCTATCCCGATGTGCCGACCATGGCGGAGGCGGGCTTCTCCGGTGTCGGCACGCTGCACTGGCAGAGCATGCTGGCGCCGGCCGCGACCCCGAAACCTGTGATCGACACGCTGTTCAAGGCGATCGTCGAAGCCTCGAAGGACCCTGCGCTGAAGGAGGCCTTCGACAAGCAGATGGTCAGCATCAAGATCAGCGCGTCGCCCGAAGAGGCCAAGACCTGGCTCAAGGGCGAGCTCGATTCCTGGAAAAAGATCACGTCGGAAGTGAAGGTCGATCTGGCGGAATAA
- a CDS encoding tripartite tricarboxylate transporter substrate-binding protein yields MSQRAVALFAAFGLLAGVRVAIAQSDPAQTWPSKPIHAMVPLAPGTGGDVVARLVLNGLSQTLGQSIVIENKGGAGGTIGTGQVAKADPDGYTLLFVSASHVIAPALYPHLPYDPAGDFAAVALAGSVPSALVVSPSRGFKDLNDFVAKAKASPGGFTYASAGVGSTTHLTAERFRISAGFKAVHVPFRGGGFQPEIIAGRVDFGYSPIATSLPNIKEGRLQAIAVSSPKRASALPDVPTTLEMGYPDSDYVIWFGIFMPAKTPREIVEKANAATRKALDEPTLRDRLAGLDVTPMPLSPKEFDELVRRDIVANAALAKAAGLQPN; encoded by the coding sequence ATGTCGCAACGGGCCGTAGCGTTGTTTGCAGCGTTCGGCCTCCTGGCGGGTGTGCGTGTCGCGATCGCGCAATCCGATCCGGCCCAGACCTGGCCGTCGAAGCCGATCCACGCCATGGTGCCGCTCGCACCCGGCACCGGCGGTGACGTGGTGGCGCGGCTCGTGCTCAACGGCCTGTCGCAGACGCTCGGCCAGTCGATCGTCATCGAGAACAAGGGCGGCGCGGGCGGCACGATCGGCACAGGCCAGGTCGCGAAGGCCGATCCCGACGGCTACACGCTGTTGTTCGTTTCCGCGTCGCACGTCATCGCGCCGGCGCTCTATCCCCATCTGCCTTATGACCCGGCCGGCGATTTCGCGGCGGTGGCGCTCGCCGGCAGCGTGCCGAGCGCGCTGGTGGTGTCGCCGTCGAGGGGCTTCAAAGACCTGAACGACTTCGTGGCGAAGGCCAAGGCCAGCCCTGGCGGCTTCACCTACGCGTCGGCCGGCGTCGGCTCGACCACGCACCTGACGGCCGAGCGCTTCCGCATCAGTGCGGGCTTCAAGGCCGTCCATGTGCCGTTCCGCGGCGGCGGCTTCCAGCCCGAAATCATCGCCGGGCGCGTCGACTTCGGCTATTCGCCGATCGCGACGTCGCTGCCCAACATCAAGGAAGGCCGGCTTCAGGCGATCGCGGTGTCGAGTCCCAAACGCGCTTCGGCGCTGCCCGACGTGCCGACCACACTGGAGATGGGCTATCCGGATTCCGACTACGTGATCTGGTTCGGCATTTTCATGCCGGCCAAGACGCCGCGCGAGATCGTCGAGAAGGCCAACGCTGCAACGCGTAAAGCGCTCGATGAGCCCACGCTGCGGGACCGGCTCGCGGGCCTCGACGTCACGCCGATGCCGCTGTCGCCCAAGGAATTCGACGAACTGGTCCGCCGGGACATCGTCGCCAATGCGGCGCTCGCAAAAGCCGCAGGCCTGCAACCGAACTGA
- a CDS encoding Bug family tripartite tricarboxylate transporter substrate binding protein codes for MGISSAKFLRAKLALLLIGGAVFGSATGAVADTYPSRNISAIIPFAPGNANDVTARIVFEQLQKQLGQPIVIESKPGAGGTIGVGQAAKAAPDGYTVLFHSATFSASYVTHKWLPYDTLGDFTAVSPVGISPSVLVSSPAKGYKTVADLVAAAKANPGKLDFASAGIGAASHLAAEKFNIAAGIKTQHVPFKGPVEAMAELMAGRIDYYFLPLAAAIAQIKSGTVTPLAVSSDKRVAQLPDIPTTAEVGYPAAAYAFWNGLFVPVKTPQDVVAKLYQETQKAVADPIVKERLDKVGVQPLVMTQPEFQKYFEADVKDTDKLAQAAGIQKQ; via the coding sequence ATGGGCATTTCATCGGCCAAGTTCCTACGGGCCAAGCTGGCCTTATTGCTGATCGGCGGCGCAGTATTCGGTTCTGCCACAGGCGCCGTGGCCGACACCTATCCGTCGCGCAACATCTCGGCGATCATTCCGTTTGCGCCGGGCAACGCCAACGACGTCACGGCGCGCATCGTGTTCGAACAGCTCCAGAAGCAGCTCGGCCAGCCGATTGTCATCGAAAGCAAGCCCGGCGCGGGCGGCACCATCGGTGTCGGCCAGGCCGCCAAGGCCGCGCCGGACGGCTACACCGTGTTGTTCCACTCGGCGACGTTCAGCGCGTCCTACGTGACGCACAAGTGGCTTCCTTACGACACGCTGGGTGACTTCACCGCGGTGAGCCCGGTCGGCATTTCGCCGAGCGTGCTCGTGTCTTCCCCGGCCAAGGGCTACAAGACGGTGGCCGATCTGGTCGCGGCCGCGAAGGCCAATCCCGGCAAGCTCGACTTTGCCTCGGCCGGAATCGGGGCGGCGTCGCATCTCGCAGCCGAGAAGTTCAACATCGCGGCCGGCATCAAGACCCAGCACGTCCCGTTCAAGGGCCCGGTCGAGGCGATGGCCGAACTGATGGCTGGCCGCATCGACTACTATTTCCTGCCGCTTGCCGCCGCGATCGCACAGATCAAGAGCGGCACGGTGACACCGCTTGCGGTGTCGTCCGACAAGCGCGTGGCGCAGCTGCCCGACATTCCGACGACCGCCGAGGTCGGCTATCCGGCTGCGGCTTATGCGTTCTGGAACGGTCTGTTCGTGCCGGTGAAAACGCCGCAGGATGTCGTCGCCAAGCTCTATCAGGAAACGCAGAAGGCTGTGGCCGATCCGATCGTGAAAGAACGTCTCGACAAGGTCGGTGTTCAGCCGCTGGTCATGACGCAGCCTGAATTCCAGAAATACTTCGAAGCTGACGTCAAGGACACGGATAAGCTCGCGCAAGCTGCGGGCATCCAGAAGCAGTAA
- a CDS encoding cupin domain-containing protein, with the protein MAKDAVVSDEFAKKFAAEKETPYTRWIKSEGLDLISSTYVQNLNTVELKPWARRGGLGVFMNHEASRTSNDCYVCEIPPGKTLAPQRQLFEETIMILSGRGSTTVWNDAGQRITFEWKAGALFAVPLNCWHQHFNGSGREPARFVSVTNAPIVINLYEDLDFIFGTKYDFKGRFNGEPDYFSAKDETKGFLLATNFVPDAVNLPLIAAKERGAGGGHIRFNFAKSSLNSHISQFPIGTYKKAHAHGPGAHVIILSGEGYSLMWPEGDEPRYYKWEVGTMIVPPNMWLHQHFNTGPTPARYLAFKHEGVAIRNAQGVPKAWISKRLGGDQVDYRDENPETRKQFAQELAKHGLTTQMDKAYAAELEGSGGKSLAAEEKEHA; encoded by the coding sequence ATGGCCAAAGACGCGGTCGTTTCGGACGAGTTTGCCAAGAAGTTCGCCGCCGAAAAGGAGACGCCTTATACGCGCTGGATCAAAAGCGAAGGCCTCGATCTCATCAGCTCGACCTACGTACAGAACTTGAACACCGTCGAGCTGAAGCCTTGGGCGCGCCGCGGCGGACTTGGCGTGTTCATGAACCACGAGGCGTCGCGCACCTCGAACGACTGCTACGTCTGCGAGATCCCGCCGGGCAAGACGCTCGCGCCGCAGCGGCAGCTGTTCGAAGAGACCATCATGATCCTCAGCGGCCGCGGCTCCACGACGGTGTGGAACGACGCCGGCCAGCGCATCACCTTCGAATGGAAGGCCGGCGCGCTGTTCGCGGTCCCGCTGAACTGCTGGCACCAGCACTTCAACGGCTCGGGCCGCGAGCCGGCGCGCTTCGTCTCGGTGACCAACGCGCCGATCGTGATCAACCTCTACGAGGATTTGGATTTCATCTTCGGCACCAAGTACGACTTCAAGGGCCGCTTCAACGGCGAGCCGGATTACTTCTCGGCGAAGGACGAGACCAAAGGCTTCCTGCTGGCGACGAACTTCGTGCCGGATGCCGTCAACCTGCCGCTGATCGCCGCGAAAGAGCGCGGCGCAGGCGGCGGCCACATCCGCTTCAACTTCGCCAAGAGCTCGCTCAACAGCCACATCTCGCAATTCCCGATCGGCACCTACAAGAAGGCGCACGCCCACGGCCCGGGCGCGCACGTGATCATTCTCTCGGGCGAAGGCTATTCGCTGATGTGGCCGGAGGGCGACGAGCCGCGCTATTACAAGTGGGAGGTCGGCACCATGATCGTGCCGCCGAACATGTGGCTGCATCAGCACTTCAACACCGGCCCGACACCGGCGCGCTATCTCGCCTTCAAGCATGAGGGCGTCGCGATCCGCAACGCCCAGGGCGTGCCGAAGGCCTGGATCAGCAAGCGTCTCGGCGGCGATCAGGTCGACTATCGGGATGAGAATCCCGAGACGCGCAAGCAGTTCGCGCAAGAGCTCGCCAAGCACGGCCTCACCACACAGATGGACAAGGCCTACGCGGCCGAGCTCGAAGGCTCGGGAGGCAAGTCGCTCGCCGCCGAGGAGAAAGAGCATGCGTAA
- a CDS encoding cupin domain-containing protein: protein MHDIPGQSHWHEPTAGQRAGFGKFGRPKTPYDIFMESEGIPIVREIGISKVQNLPLAPWKRTGGRGTYIQLYGTEGKWGCYVVEVPGAGALNPEKHLYEEIYFVVEGRGSTEVWLEGDNKRHVFEWQKGSLFSIPVNAMHRIVNASSSPALLLGGTTAPNLMNLMNNVGAIFDNPFQFRDRFSGADDFYKYKDDIEPDPVRGLAMRRTNFVPDIVNCDLPLDNRRSPGYRRIEPFMTGNTFYLWIAQHENGRYSKAHAHTSAAVLICLRGKGYTYTWPEHAGVNPWKDGKADLVKRVDYEPVGLVSAAPGGARWFHQHFGVSKDPLRLTAWFGPHNPGREPGPPGEKHIDYTGMDINEGGSSIPYWMEDPFLKEEYLGMLSQNGAQNRMKPEYYDRNYKGELPKE, encoded by the coding sequence ATGCATGACATTCCAGGCCAGTCTCACTGGCACGAGCCGACGGCGGGGCAGCGCGCGGGCTTCGGCAAGTTCGGCCGGCCGAAAACGCCCTACGACATCTTCATGGAGTCGGAGGGCATTCCGATCGTCCGCGAGATCGGCATCAGCAAGGTGCAGAACCTGCCGCTGGCGCCGTGGAAGCGCACCGGCGGCCGCGGCACCTACATCCAGCTCTACGGCACCGAAGGCAAATGGGGCTGCTACGTCGTCGAAGTGCCGGGCGCGGGCGCGCTGAATCCGGAGAAGCACCTCTACGAGGAGATCTACTTCGTGGTCGAAGGCCGCGGCTCGACCGAGGTCTGGCTCGAAGGCGACAACAAGCGCCACGTGTTCGAGTGGCAGAAGGGCTCGCTGTTCTCGATCCCGGTGAACGCGATGCACCGCATCGTCAATGCGAGCTCGTCGCCGGCGCTGCTGCTCGGCGGCACCACCGCGCCGAATCTCATGAACCTGATGAACAATGTCGGCGCGATCTTCGACAACCCGTTCCAGTTCCGCGATCGCTTCTCGGGCGCCGACGACTTCTACAAGTACAAGGACGACATCGAGCCCGATCCGGTGCGCGGCTTGGCCATGCGGCGCACCAACTTCGTGCCCGATATCGTCAACTGCGACCTGCCGCTCGACAACCGCCGCTCGCCCGGCTACCGCCGCATCGAGCCGTTCATGACCGGCAACACGTTCTATCTCTGGATCGCGCAGCACGAGAACGGTCGCTACTCGAAGGCGCATGCACACACCTCGGCGGCGGTGCTGATCTGTCTGCGCGGCAAGGGCTACACCTACACGTGGCCTGAGCATGCCGGCGTCAATCCGTGGAAGGACGGCAAGGCCGATCTGGTGAAGCGCGTCGACTACGAGCCGGTCGGCCTGGTGTCGGCGGCGCCCGGCGGCGCCCGCTGGTTCCATCAGCACTTCGGCGTGTCGAAGGATCCGCTGCGGCTCACCGCATGGTTCGGCCCGCACAATCCGGGTCGCGAGCCCGGCCCGCCTGGCGAGAAGCACATCGACTACACCGGCATGGATATCAACGAAGGCGGCTCGTCGATTCCGTACTGGATGGAAGACCCGTTCCTGAAGGAAGAGTATCTCGGGATGCTGTCGCAGAACGGCGCCCAGAACCGGATGAAGCCGGAGTATTACGACCGGAACTACAAGGGCGAGCTGCCGAAGGAGTGA
- a CDS encoding class II aldolase/adducin family protein — protein MAKARASAKSAAKKAVPDERTLRDQVAAVTLMLNDLGLLGYSGHVSARLPGRDAFLIQPFDQSRASVKPTDLLICDFEGNTLKGPKGVRPPAEVYLHCEILRARPDVNSVAHFHHELTTVFTLVEGLSLKLIKNHAVRWVSGIPVHADPSHVSDSALGRALAETLGPHHALLIRAHGQVITAESVPGVLIDSVHFVENAEVMYQAAALGKVMPLSDQEIEAMLHDFTRDRHIDKLWKYYIGIGRDKGLLPKAWRL, from the coding sequence ATGGCGAAGGCTCGGGCGTCGGCGAAATCTGCTGCGAAAAAAGCTGTTCCGGATGAGCGAACGCTGCGCGATCAGGTCGCGGCCGTCACCTTGATGCTCAACGATCTCGGACTGCTTGGCTACAGCGGCCATGTCAGCGCGCGGCTGCCGGGCCGCGATGCGTTCCTGATCCAGCCGTTCGACCAGAGCCGGGCGAGCGTGAAGCCCACCGACCTTCTGATCTGCGATTTCGAGGGCAACACGCTGAAGGGCCCGAAGGGCGTGCGGCCGCCTGCCGAGGTGTATCTGCATTGCGAGATATTGCGCGCACGGCCGGATGTGAATTCGGTGGCGCATTTCCATCATGAGCTCACGACCGTGTTCACGCTGGTCGAGGGATTGTCGCTCAAGCTGATCAAGAACCACGCGGTGCGCTGGGTGAGCGGCATTCCGGTGCACGCCGATCCGAGCCATGTCAGTGATTCTGCGTTGGGCCGTGCGCTTGCCGAAACGCTCGGGCCGCATCACGCGCTGCTCATTCGCGCACACGGTCAGGTGATCACGGCGGAAAGCGTACCCGGCGTGCTGATCGACAGCGTGCATTTCGTCGAGAACGCCGAGGTGATGTATCAGGCGGCGGCACTCGGCAAGGTGATGCCGCTCTCCGATCAGGAGATCGAGGCCATGCTGCACGACTTCACGCGCGACCGGCACATCGACAAGCTGTGGAAGTATTACATCGGCATCGGCCGCGATAAGGGCCTGCTGCCGAAGGCGTGGAGGTTGTAG